In Chitinophagales bacterium, a single genomic region encodes these proteins:
- a CDS encoding LysR family transcriptional regulator translates to MNVRQIDYILAVAEYRHFELAAEKCYITQSTLSTMIAKFEDEIGLKIFDRKKKPLDITQEGHAILSQLRVIRTDFNQLDEIAQEIRGEIKGKLSISVIPTIAPYLLPLFLPNFVTKYPQLHIEIREQTTDEIIRLLRSRSIDIGILSTPLYEKDIVEYPLYDEPFLLFDTQLKTKDDIELKKLAFNQLCLLEEGHCMRTQVLNLCELHKKKINHKLHFDYKAGSIDSLLRFVKASEASTLLPFLAAKDLPKKDTRNLHKFSAPIPMRTIGLVVHQHFVKKKLLLQIEKEIKAKVLPLLPEAIDKVKILEPR, encoded by the coding sequence ATGAATGTAAGGCAAATAGACTATATACTAGCGGTAGCGGAATACCGGCACTTTGAATTGGCTGCAGAGAAGTGCTATATTACCCAATCGACACTAAGTACTATGATAGCCAAGTTCGAAGATGAAATCGGATTGAAAATTTTCGACAGAAAGAAAAAGCCTTTAGACATTACCCAAGAAGGTCATGCCATCCTCAGTCAGCTTCGTGTGATACGCACCGACTTTAATCAGCTAGACGAAATAGCTCAGGAAATACGTGGAGAAATCAAGGGGAAATTGAGTATATCGGTGATACCCACCATAGCACCTTATCTATTGCCACTTTTTTTGCCCAATTTTGTAACAAAATACCCTCAACTACACATAGAAATTCGGGAACAAACCACGGATGAGATTATTCGGCTATTGCGAAGCAGATCCATAGATATAGGCATACTTTCGACCCCTTTGTATGAAAAAGATATCGTAGAGTATCCGCTCTACGATGAACCCTTTCTCCTCTTCGATACCCAACTTAAAACTAAAGATGATATCGAATTAAAGAAACTAGCTTTTAATCAACTCTGTCTGCTCGAAGAGGGGCATTGTATGCGCACGCAGGTGCTCAATCTCTGCGAACTACACAAGAAAAAAATAAACCATAAACTTCACTTTGACTATAAAGCGGGCTCTATCGATAGCCTGCTGAGATTTGTCAAAGCGAGTGAAGCCTCTACGCTGCTGCCTTTCCTCGCTGCTAAAGATCTTCCTAAAAAAGACACCAGAAACCTGCATAAGTTTTCCGCTCCTATTCCTATGCGCACCATAGGTTTGGTCGTGCATCAACATTTTGTCAAAAAGAAGCTCCTACTACAGATAGAAAAAGAAATTAAAGCGAAGGTTCTACCTTTGCTGCCAGAGGCTATCGATAAGGTCAAGATACTGGAGCCGAGGTAG